In Oryza glaberrima chromosome 8, OglaRS2, whole genome shotgun sequence, the following are encoded in one genomic region:
- the LOC127781636 gene encoding RNA-binding motif protein 25 isoform X1 has protein sequence MASIDRSPSCTNTPGLTGHTPHPATMAAVAPPPDGLDPPPATPPTAAAGTPPLAVPATNTPPNPATTPTPLTPNPNPSPTLPPPPMSTPPVVAPPMHSFAPSFRPLGAPPPPPPPQQVQVQVPPQYGGVPNPGYPMAQQMQPPGVPHVMPPGAVRPPAMYAPQPGVYLQQPGAALPPGMPRYPGPYPMMRPGFPPRPMPPVGVMPLQRPPIIPGIRGAPPVVPPTARPPTPAVTPPDKPPTAVYVGKIAPTVDNEFLLSLLRLCGPVKSWKRTQNPSSGKPVSFGFCEFESAEGILRATRLLNKLSIDGQELVVNINDATKEYLKKHVEEKKKAQEKTKEMEDGGGSGTTAVTGNELSKPVSDETETGTGDAGDKGNEENPKKFGIVTEEDSKADKDVAEKISSMIEEWLKTRPPPPPPPVEQSADISSKHKNGESSVDVTKNDSEDKSGTGSDKRAVNETERIETGSPDKRKERERDKEKRDKDKELERHERERERERVRRDREKDIKYKEVERLYKERLKEWEFREREKEYQRQHEKEREKDRERERKREIMKQEDDSDEEDNRKRRRRSSGTLEERKRRRLREKEEDLADKLREEEEIAEARRRAVELQQQADEAAAAAAAVVAESATVMEVDGDDGKERDAQDKPAVVDVGNNDAFASGVDSGVNNGKDNIGDDKNMTPGEISDTKHNTSAPAKKLGFGLIGSGKRTSVPSVFAEEDDEDNDDKRARPLVPIDYSTEELQAVQANSSTGQPNIVAAAEFAKRILVTKDDKSDVEKDRSRRSSDRTNQRDRDRNDQDVGRTGDERREKTHDREKDKQDKPKSENKNILDAKQLIDMIPRTKEELFAYDINWAIYDKHELHERMRPWIAKKIIEFLGEEESTLVDYIVSCTKDHVQASKMLELLQSILDVEAEMFVLKMWRMLIFEIKKVETGLSGRAKA, from the exons atggcttcgatcgatcgatcaccatcCTGTACTAATACCCCCGGCCTCACAGGTCATACTCCTCACCccgccaccatggccgccgTAGCGCCTCCTCCCGACGGCCtcgacccgccgccggcgacgccccccaccgccgccgcgggcaccccgccgctcgccgtccccGCCACCAACACGCCGCCGAACCCCGCGACGACTCCCACCCCACTCAcgccaaaccctaaccctagcccgACGCTGCCCCCGCCCCCGATGTCCACCCCTCCGGTGGTCGCGCCGCCGATGCACTCCTTCGCCCCCTCGTTCCGCCCGCTCGgcgccccgcccccgcccccgccgccgcagcaggtgcaggtgcaggtgcCGCCGCAGTACGGCGGCGTGCCGAACCCGGGGTACCCGATGGCGCAGCAGATGCAGCCGCCGGGGGTCCCCCACGTGATGCCGCCGGGCGCCGTGCGGCCGCCCGCCATGTACGCGCCCCAGCCTGGCGTGTACCTCCAGCAGCCAGGCGCTGCTCTTCCTCCCG GTATGCCTCGCTACCCTGGACCATACCCTATGATGCGCCCTGGCTTTCCGCCACGCCCGATGCCTCCAGTCGGTGTTATGCCGCTTCAACGACCACCAATTATTCCTGGGATTCGTGGTGCACCTCCTGTGGTTCCCCCTACTGCCCGACCACCTACTCCAGCTGTTACACCTCCTGACAAACCGCCAACTGCAGTTTATGTTGGCAAGATTGCTCCAACAGTGGACAATGAATTTCTCCTTTCACTTCTCCGT CTTTGTGGCCCTGTCAAGAGTTGGAAGCGTACGCAGAATCCAAGTAGTGGAAAGCCTGTATCATTTGGCTTTTGTGAGTTCGAATCTGCCGAAGGCATCCTTCGTGCAACGCGGCTGCTCAATAAATTGAGCATTGATGGACAAGAACTTGTG GTTAACATTAATGATGCCACCAAAGAGTACCTGAAGAAACatgttgaagaaaagaagaaagcacAAGAAAAGACCAAAGAAATGGAAGATGGAGGTGGTAGTGGGACTACTGCTGTCACTGGAAATGAATTGTCAAAGCCTGTTTCTGATGAAACAGAGACAGGGACAGGAGATGCTGGTGATAAGGGCAATGAAGAAAATCCTAAGAAATTTGGGATTGTTACAGAGGAAGATTCTAAGGCTGATAAGGATGTTGCTGAAAAAATTAGTAGTATGATTGAAGAGTGGTTAAAGACTagaccaccaccgccacctcccccaGTTGAACAATCTGCTGACATCTCTTCCAAACACAAGAATGGAGAGTCTAGTGTAGATGTGACAAAAAATG attCTGAAGATAAGAGTGGCACTGGAAGTGATAAAAGGGCAGTTAATGAGACCGAAAGGATAGAAACTGGGTCTCCTGataagaggaaggagagagagcgTGATAAGGAGAAGCGGGACAAGGATAAAGAACTTGAAAGGCATGAACGCGAGCGAGAGCGAGAAAGAGTCAGgagagacagagagaaggaTATTAAGTATAAAGAAGTGGAGAGGTTGTACAAGGAGCGCCTCAAGGAGTGGGaatttagagagagagaaaaagaatatCAAAGACAACATGAGAAGGAACGAGAAAAGGACAGGGAACGTGAGCGCAAAAGGGAGATCATGAAGCAGGAAGATGATAGTGATGAAGAGGACAATAGGAAAAGACGACGAAGGAGCAGTGGCACACTTGAAGAGCGGAAAAGGAGGCGGCTGCGTGAAAAGGAGGAAGACTTAGCAGACAAAttaagggaggaggaagaaattgCTGAAGCAAGGAGGCGAGCTGTAGAGTTGCAACAACAAGCGGATGAAGCGgctgcagcggcagcggcagtggtGGCAGAATCTGCTACAGTTATGGAGGTTGATGGCGATGATGGAAAGGAAAGAGATGCACAAGACAAACCAGCTGTTGTGGATGTTGGTAACAATGATGCCTTTGCTAGTGGTGTTGATTCCG GTGTTAATAATGGTAAAGATAACATTGGTGATGACAAAAACATGACACCTGGTGAAATTTCGGATACCAAGCATAATACCAGTGCTCCAGCAAAGAAACTTGGTTTTGGTCTGATTGGCTCTGGCAAGCGGACATCTGTACCTTCAGTTTTTGCTGAAGAGGATGACGAAGATAATGATGATAAGCGGGCAAGACCTTTAGTTCCTATTGATTACTCAACAGAGGAACTGCAAGCTGTTCAGGCCAATTCTTCTACTGGCCAACCAAATATTGTAGCAGCTGCTGAATTTGCCAAGCGCATATTGGTAACAAAGGATGATAAATCTGATGTTGAGAAGGATAGGAGTAGGAGATCAAGTGATAGAACGAACCAAAGGGATAGAGATAGAAATGATCAAGATGTTGGTCGCACCGGTGATGAGAGAAGGGAAAAGACACATGACCGAGAGAAAGATAAGCAAGATAAGCCAAAGTCTGAGAACAAGAATATTTTGGATGCAAAACAATTAATTGACATGATTCCGAGGACAAAGGAAGAGCTTTTTGCCTATGATATTAATTGGGCGATATATGACAAG CATGAGTTGCATGAGAGAATGAGGCCCTGGATTGCAAAGAAGATTATTGAATTTCTGGGTGAGGAAGAATCAACTTTGGTGGATTACATCGTCTCATGCACCAAAGACCATGTCCAGGCATCAAAAATGTTGGAGCTTCTACAGTCAATCCTGGACGTTGAAGCTGAAATGTTTGTCCTTAAGATGTGGAGGATGCTTATATTTGAGATCAAGAAAGTCGAAACAGGACTATCAGGGAGAGCAAAGGCATGA
- the LOC127781636 gene encoding RNA-binding motif protein 25 isoform X2, whose amino-acid sequence MCQDVCLLVSAGMPRYPGPYPMMRPGFPPRPMPPVGVMPLQRPPIIPGIRGAPPVVPPTARPPTPAVTPPDKPPTAVYVGKIAPTVDNEFLLSLLRLCGPVKSWKRTQNPSSGKPVSFGFCEFESAEGILRATRLLNKLSIDGQELVVNINDATKEYLKKHVEEKKKAQEKTKEMEDGGGSGTTAVTGNELSKPVSDETETGTGDAGDKGNEENPKKFGIVTEEDSKADKDVAEKISSMIEEWLKTRPPPPPPPVEQSADISSKHKNGESSVDVTKNDSEDKSGTGSDKRAVNETERIETGSPDKRKERERDKEKRDKDKELERHERERERERVRRDREKDIKYKEVERLYKERLKEWEFREREKEYQRQHEKEREKDRERERKREIMKQEDDSDEEDNRKRRRRSSGTLEERKRRRLREKEEDLADKLREEEEIAEARRRAVELQQQADEAAAAAAAVVAESATVMEVDGDDGKERDAQDKPAVVDVGNNDAFASGVDSGVNNGKDNIGDDKNMTPGEISDTKHNTSAPAKKLGFGLIGSGKRTSVPSVFAEEDDEDNDDKRARPLVPIDYSTEELQAVQANSSTGQPNIVAAAEFAKRILVTKDDKSDVEKDRSRRSSDRTNQRDRDRNDQDVGRTGDERREKTHDREKDKQDKPKSENKNILDAKQLIDMIPRTKEELFAYDINWAIYDKHELHERMRPWIAKKIIEFLGEEESTLVDYIVSCTKDHVQASKMLELLQSILDVEAEMFVLKMWRMLIFEIKKVETGLSGRAKA is encoded by the exons ATGTGCCAAG ATGTTTGTTTGCTTGTTTCTGCAGGTATGCCTCGCTACCCTGGACCATACCCTATGATGCGCCCTGGCTTTCCGCCACGCCCGATGCCTCCAGTCGGTGTTATGCCGCTTCAACGACCACCAATTATTCCTGGGATTCGTGGTGCACCTCCTGTGGTTCCCCCTACTGCCCGACCACCTACTCCAGCTGTTACACCTCCTGACAAACCGCCAACTGCAGTTTATGTTGGCAAGATTGCTCCAACAGTGGACAATGAATTTCTCCTTTCACTTCTCCGT CTTTGTGGCCCTGTCAAGAGTTGGAAGCGTACGCAGAATCCAAGTAGTGGAAAGCCTGTATCATTTGGCTTTTGTGAGTTCGAATCTGCCGAAGGCATCCTTCGTGCAACGCGGCTGCTCAATAAATTGAGCATTGATGGACAAGAACTTGTG GTTAACATTAATGATGCCACCAAAGAGTACCTGAAGAAACatgttgaagaaaagaagaaagcacAAGAAAAGACCAAAGAAATGGAAGATGGAGGTGGTAGTGGGACTACTGCTGTCACTGGAAATGAATTGTCAAAGCCTGTTTCTGATGAAACAGAGACAGGGACAGGAGATGCTGGTGATAAGGGCAATGAAGAAAATCCTAAGAAATTTGGGATTGTTACAGAGGAAGATTCTAAGGCTGATAAGGATGTTGCTGAAAAAATTAGTAGTATGATTGAAGAGTGGTTAAAGACTagaccaccaccgccacctcccccaGTTGAACAATCTGCTGACATCTCTTCCAAACACAAGAATGGAGAGTCTAGTGTAGATGTGACAAAAAATG attCTGAAGATAAGAGTGGCACTGGAAGTGATAAAAGGGCAGTTAATGAGACCGAAAGGATAGAAACTGGGTCTCCTGataagaggaaggagagagagcgTGATAAGGAGAAGCGGGACAAGGATAAAGAACTTGAAAGGCATGAACGCGAGCGAGAGCGAGAAAGAGTCAGgagagacagagagaaggaTATTAAGTATAAAGAAGTGGAGAGGTTGTACAAGGAGCGCCTCAAGGAGTGGGaatttagagagagagaaaaagaatatCAAAGACAACATGAGAAGGAACGAGAAAAGGACAGGGAACGTGAGCGCAAAAGGGAGATCATGAAGCAGGAAGATGATAGTGATGAAGAGGACAATAGGAAAAGACGACGAAGGAGCAGTGGCACACTTGAAGAGCGGAAAAGGAGGCGGCTGCGTGAAAAGGAGGAAGACTTAGCAGACAAAttaagggaggaggaagaaattgCTGAAGCAAGGAGGCGAGCTGTAGAGTTGCAACAACAAGCGGATGAAGCGgctgcagcggcagcggcagtggtGGCAGAATCTGCTACAGTTATGGAGGTTGATGGCGATGATGGAAAGGAAAGAGATGCACAAGACAAACCAGCTGTTGTGGATGTTGGTAACAATGATGCCTTTGCTAGTGGTGTTGATTCCG GTGTTAATAATGGTAAAGATAACATTGGTGATGACAAAAACATGACACCTGGTGAAATTTCGGATACCAAGCATAATACCAGTGCTCCAGCAAAGAAACTTGGTTTTGGTCTGATTGGCTCTGGCAAGCGGACATCTGTACCTTCAGTTTTTGCTGAAGAGGATGACGAAGATAATGATGATAAGCGGGCAAGACCTTTAGTTCCTATTGATTACTCAACAGAGGAACTGCAAGCTGTTCAGGCCAATTCTTCTACTGGCCAACCAAATATTGTAGCAGCTGCTGAATTTGCCAAGCGCATATTGGTAACAAAGGATGATAAATCTGATGTTGAGAAGGATAGGAGTAGGAGATCAAGTGATAGAACGAACCAAAGGGATAGAGATAGAAATGATCAAGATGTTGGTCGCACCGGTGATGAGAGAAGGGAAAAGACACATGACCGAGAGAAAGATAAGCAAGATAAGCCAAAGTCTGAGAACAAGAATATTTTGGATGCAAAACAATTAATTGACATGATTCCGAGGACAAAGGAAGAGCTTTTTGCCTATGATATTAATTGGGCGATATATGACAAG CATGAGTTGCATGAGAGAATGAGGCCCTGGATTGCAAAGAAGATTATTGAATTTCTGGGTGAGGAAGAATCAACTTTGGTGGATTACATCGTCTCATGCACCAAAGACCATGTCCAGGCATCAAAAATGTTGGAGCTTCTACAGTCAATCCTGGACGTTGAAGCTGAAATGTTTGTCCTTAAGATGTGGAGGATGCTTATATTTGAGATCAAGAAAGTCGAAACAGGACTATCAGGGAGAGCAAAGGCATGA
- the LOC127781636 gene encoding RNA-binding motif protein 25 isoform X4 — MPRYPGPYPMMRPGFPPRPMPPVGVMPLQRPPIIPGIRGAPPVVPPTARPPTPAVTPPDKPPTAVYVGKIAPTVDNEFLLSLLRLCGPVKSWKRTQNPSSGKPVSFGFCEFESAEGILRATRLLNKLSIDGQELVVNINDATKEYLKKHVEEKKKAQEKTKEMEDGGGSGTTAVTGNELSKPVSDETETGTGDAGDKGNEENPKKFGIVTEEDSKADKDVAEKISSMIEEWLKTRPPPPPPPVEQSADISSKHKNGESSVDVTKNDSEDKSGTGSDKRAVNETERIETGSPDKRKERERDKEKRDKDKELERHERERERERVRRDREKDIKYKEVERLYKERLKEWEFREREKEYQRQHEKEREKDRERERKREIMKQEDDSDEEDNRKRRRRSSGTLEERKRRRLREKEEDLADKLREEEEIAEARRRAVELQQQADEAAAAAAAVVAESATVMEVDGDDGKERDAQDKPAVVDVGNNDAFASGVDSGVNNGKDNIGDDKNMTPGEISDTKHNTSAPAKKLGFGLIGSGKRTSVPSVFAEEDDEDNDDKRARPLVPIDYSTEELQAVQANSSTGQPNIVAAAEFAKRILVTKDDKSDVEKDRSRRSSDRTNQRDRDRNDQDVGRTGDERREKTHDREKDKQDKPKSENKNILDAKQLIDMIPRTKEELFAYDINWAIYDKHELHERMRPWIAKKIIEFLGEEESTLVDYIVSCTKDHVQASKMLELLQSILDVEAEMFVLKMWRMLIFEIKKVETGLSGRAKA, encoded by the exons ATGCCTCGCTACCCTGGACCATACCCTATGATGCGCCCTGGCTTTCCGCCACGCCCGATGCCTCCAGTCGGTGTTATGCCGCTTCAACGACCACCAATTATTCCTGGGATTCGTGGTGCACCTCCTGTGGTTCCCCCTACTGCCCGACCACCTACTCCAGCTGTTACACCTCCTGACAAACCGCCAACTGCAGTTTATGTTGGCAAGATTGCTCCAACAGTGGACAATGAATTTCTCCTTTCACTTCTCCGT CTTTGTGGCCCTGTCAAGAGTTGGAAGCGTACGCAGAATCCAAGTAGTGGAAAGCCTGTATCATTTGGCTTTTGTGAGTTCGAATCTGCCGAAGGCATCCTTCGTGCAACGCGGCTGCTCAATAAATTGAGCATTGATGGACAAGAACTTGTG GTTAACATTAATGATGCCACCAAAGAGTACCTGAAGAAACatgttgaagaaaagaagaaagcacAAGAAAAGACCAAAGAAATGGAAGATGGAGGTGGTAGTGGGACTACTGCTGTCACTGGAAATGAATTGTCAAAGCCTGTTTCTGATGAAACAGAGACAGGGACAGGAGATGCTGGTGATAAGGGCAATGAAGAAAATCCTAAGAAATTTGGGATTGTTACAGAGGAAGATTCTAAGGCTGATAAGGATGTTGCTGAAAAAATTAGTAGTATGATTGAAGAGTGGTTAAAGACTagaccaccaccgccacctcccccaGTTGAACAATCTGCTGACATCTCTTCCAAACACAAGAATGGAGAGTCTAGTGTAGATGTGACAAAAAATG attCTGAAGATAAGAGTGGCACTGGAAGTGATAAAAGGGCAGTTAATGAGACCGAAAGGATAGAAACTGGGTCTCCTGataagaggaaggagagagagcgTGATAAGGAGAAGCGGGACAAGGATAAAGAACTTGAAAGGCATGAACGCGAGCGAGAGCGAGAAAGAGTCAGgagagacagagagaaggaTATTAAGTATAAAGAAGTGGAGAGGTTGTACAAGGAGCGCCTCAAGGAGTGGGaatttagagagagagaaaaagaatatCAAAGACAACATGAGAAGGAACGAGAAAAGGACAGGGAACGTGAGCGCAAAAGGGAGATCATGAAGCAGGAAGATGATAGTGATGAAGAGGACAATAGGAAAAGACGACGAAGGAGCAGTGGCACACTTGAAGAGCGGAAAAGGAGGCGGCTGCGTGAAAAGGAGGAAGACTTAGCAGACAAAttaagggaggaggaagaaattgCTGAAGCAAGGAGGCGAGCTGTAGAGTTGCAACAACAAGCGGATGAAGCGgctgcagcggcagcggcagtggtGGCAGAATCTGCTACAGTTATGGAGGTTGATGGCGATGATGGAAAGGAAAGAGATGCACAAGACAAACCAGCTGTTGTGGATGTTGGTAACAATGATGCCTTTGCTAGTGGTGTTGATTCCG GTGTTAATAATGGTAAAGATAACATTGGTGATGACAAAAACATGACACCTGGTGAAATTTCGGATACCAAGCATAATACCAGTGCTCCAGCAAAGAAACTTGGTTTTGGTCTGATTGGCTCTGGCAAGCGGACATCTGTACCTTCAGTTTTTGCTGAAGAGGATGACGAAGATAATGATGATAAGCGGGCAAGACCTTTAGTTCCTATTGATTACTCAACAGAGGAACTGCAAGCTGTTCAGGCCAATTCTTCTACTGGCCAACCAAATATTGTAGCAGCTGCTGAATTTGCCAAGCGCATATTGGTAACAAAGGATGATAAATCTGATGTTGAGAAGGATAGGAGTAGGAGATCAAGTGATAGAACGAACCAAAGGGATAGAGATAGAAATGATCAAGATGTTGGTCGCACCGGTGATGAGAGAAGGGAAAAGACACATGACCGAGAGAAAGATAAGCAAGATAAGCCAAAGTCTGAGAACAAGAATATTTTGGATGCAAAACAATTAATTGACATGATTCCGAGGACAAAGGAAGAGCTTTTTGCCTATGATATTAATTGGGCGATATATGACAAG CATGAGTTGCATGAGAGAATGAGGCCCTGGATTGCAAAGAAGATTATTGAATTTCTGGGTGAGGAAGAATCAACTTTGGTGGATTACATCGTCTCATGCACCAAAGACCATGTCCAGGCATCAAAAATGTTGGAGCTTCTACAGTCAATCCTGGACGTTGAAGCTGAAATGTTTGTCCTTAAGATGTGGAGGATGCTTATATTTGAGATCAAGAAAGTCGAAACAGGACTATCAGGGAGAGCAAAGGCATGA
- the LOC127781636 gene encoding RNA-binding motif protein 25 isoform X3, whose amino-acid sequence MCQGMPRYPGPYPMMRPGFPPRPMPPVGVMPLQRPPIIPGIRGAPPVVPPTARPPTPAVTPPDKPPTAVYVGKIAPTVDNEFLLSLLRLCGPVKSWKRTQNPSSGKPVSFGFCEFESAEGILRATRLLNKLSIDGQELVVNINDATKEYLKKHVEEKKKAQEKTKEMEDGGGSGTTAVTGNELSKPVSDETETGTGDAGDKGNEENPKKFGIVTEEDSKADKDVAEKISSMIEEWLKTRPPPPPPPVEQSADISSKHKNGESSVDVTKNDSEDKSGTGSDKRAVNETERIETGSPDKRKERERDKEKRDKDKELERHERERERERVRRDREKDIKYKEVERLYKERLKEWEFREREKEYQRQHEKEREKDRERERKREIMKQEDDSDEEDNRKRRRRSSGTLEERKRRRLREKEEDLADKLREEEEIAEARRRAVELQQQADEAAAAAAAVVAESATVMEVDGDDGKERDAQDKPAVVDVGNNDAFASGVDSGVNNGKDNIGDDKNMTPGEISDTKHNTSAPAKKLGFGLIGSGKRTSVPSVFAEEDDEDNDDKRARPLVPIDYSTEELQAVQANSSTGQPNIVAAAEFAKRILVTKDDKSDVEKDRSRRSSDRTNQRDRDRNDQDVGRTGDERREKTHDREKDKQDKPKSENKNILDAKQLIDMIPRTKEELFAYDINWAIYDKHELHERMRPWIAKKIIEFLGEEESTLVDYIVSCTKDHVQASKMLELLQSILDVEAEMFVLKMWRMLIFEIKKVETGLSGRAKA is encoded by the exons ATGTGCCAAG GTATGCCTCGCTACCCTGGACCATACCCTATGATGCGCCCTGGCTTTCCGCCACGCCCGATGCCTCCAGTCGGTGTTATGCCGCTTCAACGACCACCAATTATTCCTGGGATTCGTGGTGCACCTCCTGTGGTTCCCCCTACTGCCCGACCACCTACTCCAGCTGTTACACCTCCTGACAAACCGCCAACTGCAGTTTATGTTGGCAAGATTGCTCCAACAGTGGACAATGAATTTCTCCTTTCACTTCTCCGT CTTTGTGGCCCTGTCAAGAGTTGGAAGCGTACGCAGAATCCAAGTAGTGGAAAGCCTGTATCATTTGGCTTTTGTGAGTTCGAATCTGCCGAAGGCATCCTTCGTGCAACGCGGCTGCTCAATAAATTGAGCATTGATGGACAAGAACTTGTG GTTAACATTAATGATGCCACCAAAGAGTACCTGAAGAAACatgttgaagaaaagaagaaagcacAAGAAAAGACCAAAGAAATGGAAGATGGAGGTGGTAGTGGGACTACTGCTGTCACTGGAAATGAATTGTCAAAGCCTGTTTCTGATGAAACAGAGACAGGGACAGGAGATGCTGGTGATAAGGGCAATGAAGAAAATCCTAAGAAATTTGGGATTGTTACAGAGGAAGATTCTAAGGCTGATAAGGATGTTGCTGAAAAAATTAGTAGTATGATTGAAGAGTGGTTAAAGACTagaccaccaccgccacctcccccaGTTGAACAATCTGCTGACATCTCTTCCAAACACAAGAATGGAGAGTCTAGTGTAGATGTGACAAAAAATG attCTGAAGATAAGAGTGGCACTGGAAGTGATAAAAGGGCAGTTAATGAGACCGAAAGGATAGAAACTGGGTCTCCTGataagaggaaggagagagagcgTGATAAGGAGAAGCGGGACAAGGATAAAGAACTTGAAAGGCATGAACGCGAGCGAGAGCGAGAAAGAGTCAGgagagacagagagaaggaTATTAAGTATAAAGAAGTGGAGAGGTTGTACAAGGAGCGCCTCAAGGAGTGGGaatttagagagagagaaaaagaatatCAAAGACAACATGAGAAGGAACGAGAAAAGGACAGGGAACGTGAGCGCAAAAGGGAGATCATGAAGCAGGAAGATGATAGTGATGAAGAGGACAATAGGAAAAGACGACGAAGGAGCAGTGGCACACTTGAAGAGCGGAAAAGGAGGCGGCTGCGTGAAAAGGAGGAAGACTTAGCAGACAAAttaagggaggaggaagaaattgCTGAAGCAAGGAGGCGAGCTGTAGAGTTGCAACAACAAGCGGATGAAGCGgctgcagcggcagcggcagtggtGGCAGAATCTGCTACAGTTATGGAGGTTGATGGCGATGATGGAAAGGAAAGAGATGCACAAGACAAACCAGCTGTTGTGGATGTTGGTAACAATGATGCCTTTGCTAGTGGTGTTGATTCCG GTGTTAATAATGGTAAAGATAACATTGGTGATGACAAAAACATGACACCTGGTGAAATTTCGGATACCAAGCATAATACCAGTGCTCCAGCAAAGAAACTTGGTTTTGGTCTGATTGGCTCTGGCAAGCGGACATCTGTACCTTCAGTTTTTGCTGAAGAGGATGACGAAGATAATGATGATAAGCGGGCAAGACCTTTAGTTCCTATTGATTACTCAACAGAGGAACTGCAAGCTGTTCAGGCCAATTCTTCTACTGGCCAACCAAATATTGTAGCAGCTGCTGAATTTGCCAAGCGCATATTGGTAACAAAGGATGATAAATCTGATGTTGAGAAGGATAGGAGTAGGAGATCAAGTGATAGAACGAACCAAAGGGATAGAGATAGAAATGATCAAGATGTTGGTCGCACCGGTGATGAGAGAAGGGAAAAGACACATGACCGAGAGAAAGATAAGCAAGATAAGCCAAAGTCTGAGAACAAGAATATTTTGGATGCAAAACAATTAATTGACATGATTCCGAGGACAAAGGAAGAGCTTTTTGCCTATGATATTAATTGGGCGATATATGACAAG CATGAGTTGCATGAGAGAATGAGGCCCTGGATTGCAAAGAAGATTATTGAATTTCTGGGTGAGGAAGAATCAACTTTGGTGGATTACATCGTCTCATGCACCAAAGACCATGTCCAGGCATCAAAAATGTTGGAGCTTCTACAGTCAATCCTGGACGTTGAAGCTGAAATGTTTGTCCTTAAGATGTGGAGGATGCTTATATTTGAGATCAAGAAAGTCGAAACAGGACTATCAGGGAGAGCAAAGGCATGA